A region of the Sphaerodactylus townsendi isolate TG3544 linkage group LG15, MPM_Stown_v2.3, whole genome shotgun sequence genome:
ttatttgtgggtttttttgttttagttgcagacttctgtttcatttttcaatGTAGCTCCATCATTTTCTTGGATGCATCTCATTTAACAACAGCGCTGGAGACCAGATTTCCTTTGACGGCAACAGAGAATTGATAGTAGGATTTGATATTATCAGCTGGTTAACATTTCCCAACCAATCTGTTGTTAGACTGAAAGTTGGTAAGATCCCTTCCCAGGAACTGTCAGGACAAAGACTTCAGATAGATGAAGAATTCATGGTTTGGCACCCTCGATTCAACCAGGTAGGACCAGAACACAGCCTTTTTAGGAAATTTGCTATGGTGGaaagaaaaagtgtgtgtgttcaGAAAGGTTCTCCCATCACTCTTCAGAAACAAACAATAGGCATGAGCTCTCTTTAGCCATAGGAATTTAAGCTAGGGGTCTGGAAACTGAAAAGAAATTTTGGGGGGTCAGGGGggtcgtgcgaacggccccagagttTGCATCATGGGGGCCTGGGTTAAGTTCTCTGCTGCCCGAGGCTTTCCAGACCCACAGTGAGTTAGGAGGCAGGCAGATTTTTTTGCATTCAGGCTCAATACCCAGATTAAAAACAACATCAGAAAAgcaaatatgaaatattttccctgtttttttaaagtgtgtctGTTTAACCAAAACcagaaaaattcagaaaaaaatatgtaaaccCAATTTTCAAGCTATTATTCCATGATAAACACGCTATTGATTTGATTTAGGTACAACCTTTGTCATTGTGCAGTAAGAATTGCAATCCTGGGTATAGGATGACAAAGCGAAAAAGGGAGCCATTCTGCTGTTATGATTGTCTCCAATGTCCAGAAGGGACAATCTCTGATCATCACGGTAAGAGATGTACAGTGCAGAGTCATCGGATGGGTTGGTTGTATCCTAAGAGGGATGTGCCTGCAAAATATTCAAGAAGTAAAATATAGAAAGGGTTTAGGATTAGATGTTACGTTACAAAGAAACTGAAAGCTGGCAGCAAACATCATAGGCCCATGTCAGTTCCAGCACACATTCCTGTACTTACTTCATATTTTTATACTGTTTCATGATAGAATATCCACTCATCCTGACAGGCATTGTTGCCTTCTGGTGTAGATGTTAGAAAAATGTACAATGTACTGATAGTCACAGAAAACCCAAATGAAAaatatagaatagaatctttattggccaagtgtgattggacacacaaggaatttgtctccggtgcatatgctctcagtgtacataaaagaaaatacatttgtcaagaatcataaggtacaacacttaatgattgtcatataggtctagtaagcaatcaaaaaacaatcagtagtactaaaaacataaaatgtaaagtcataaaataaatgaaatgaagtgTCAGCACAATCATAAGTGgaaggagatgggtaataggaatgatgaaaaaagtagtgcagtaattatataataaatatataataaatagtttgacattatcgagggaattatttgtttagcagagtgatggcattcgggaaaaaactgttcttatgtctagttgtcttggtgtgcagtgctctgtagcgacgtttagagggtaagagttgaaacagtttatgtccaggatgcgaggggtcagtaactATTTTCAccgccctttttttgacccgtgcagtatacaggtcctcaatggaaggcaggttagcagcaattgttttttctgcagttctgattattctctgaagtctgtgtcgatcttgttgggttgcagaaccaaaccacacagttatagaggtacagatgacagactcaatgattcctctgtagaactgtatcagcagctccttgggcaatttgagcttcctgagttggcgcagaaagaacattctttgttgtgcttttttgatgacatttttgatgttaggtgaccattttaggtcatgagatatgatggagcctagaaatttaaaggtctctactgttgatactgtgttgtctagtattgtgagaagaggtaggatgggaggatttctcctgaaatctaccaccatttctacggttttaagtgtgttcagttctagattgttccagtggcaccacgaggctagttgttcaacctcccgtctgtatgcggtttcatcgttgtctcgaatgagaccaatcactgttgtatcatatgtatacaaaaaaaaagtttcaaataaaatttaaaatccatttcagtaagaaattggttgttaaattgtttaacAATGTTTCTTACAATTTGCAGTCAGCTTTTAATCTGATTGACGTTCATCCACCATTAGACATTGGTTATGCAAGAGGAAGTGTTTCAGCATGtttgttaaatttttaaattgaGTTACATTTCTAATAAAGTTAGTTCGCAAGCAAATGAACAATATGGGAAGTTTACTTGACTTAAAACACTGTCTCCTCCCTGCTTTTGCAGACATGCCggactgttttcagtgctcagtTGATCATTTTCCAAACAAGAACCAGAATTATTGCATTCCCAAGAGGGTGAGCTTCTTGTCTTATCAAGAACCTTTGGGAGCTGGTTTCCTTTTGGTCTCTCTGTCCCTGTCTTTGATCACAGTCTTGGTACTTGGAATATTTATAAAGCACCACAACACCCCCATAGTGAAAGCAAACAACCGGAGCCTGACATACACTCTTCTCAACTCGCTTCTACTCTGCTTCCTGTGTGCCTTGTTATTCATTGGCAAACCTGGAAAGATAATGTGTCTCCTTCGCCAAACTGCTTTTGGCATCATTTTCTCCATTGCAGTTGCTTCCGTGTTAGCAAAAACGATCACAGTGATTGTGGCTTTCATGGCCACCAACCCTGGCAGCTGgatgaggaaatgggtggggaaaagaCTGTCCATTTCCATTGTCCTTTCCTGTTCCTTTATTCAAGTCGGTATTTGTACCATTTGGCTACttaattccccccctttcccaggtgtTGACATGCTTTCAATGGTGGAAGAAGTTGTATTGGAATGTAATGATGCCTCTCCTACTATGTTTTATTGTGTCTTGGGCTATATGGGCCTCCTGGCTAGCGTGAGCTTCCAGGTGGCTTTCTTTGCTCGGAAGCTACCTGacagtttcaatgaagccaagttcatcactTTCAGCATGCTGATCTTTTGCACCGTTTGGTTATCCTTTGTTCCAGCCTACCTGAGTATCAAAGGGAAATacatggtggctgtggagatcttctcTATCTTAGCCTCCGGTGCTGCCTTACTGGTCTGTATCTTTTCccccaaatgctacattattGTAGTTAGATCTAAGCTGAATAGCAGAGTACAGCTTAGAAGGAAAAATTAGCGAAGTAGTTGTTGACACCTAAGTGGATGAGCTAAATCGTCATTTCATAATAATGAAATCATTTCACAGAAGTTTAAAACTGACAACTGCCATAACACTATTGTTAAGTAACTTTTCaaagcttttttttcattttaatgagATGAAGTAGAGGGGTTAAAATATGTTTCTGCATCTGGTTGTTTGAAGGCATGCACAGAATAATTTATACACATAGTTCCTTCACTCTtctttaaagaacaaaaataacatgaaaaaaatcagtgaaaacgCTGTATCCCCATCAGTAACTGAAGTatgtgaggccgtttccgcatgggccaaaaacggcggcctgggggaggtaaaaacgccgcccccaggccgccgttcgcacaggcggcgctgctgaaacgcagcagcgctgacctggctgcccttcccctccctcagggcggcgtcaggccgccctaaaaaacaaccctttaaagggttgtttttgagggaacagcgtcttcctggcggcgcggtgcgaacagcaccaccgggaacatgctgtttcccttccctttcccactcaccttgtccccgtcgtcggcctgctggcctccgaagcccctccctcactgtcctccaacccctggaggtcggagggcagcgtgggcggggcttcggaggccagcaggccgacgacggggagaaggtgagtgggacgggaaagggagcagaggcggctccatgcggagccacctgtcGTCCACCGgtctctcctgaggccgcccgcacgcttgcatgcgaacggcctccacccccacgccggcagaattcttgccagcgtgggggcgcctggggggccgtgcggaaatggcctgaaagtttttttaagtgTCAATCAGGTATGTAAATATTGCTAGTTTCACATTGCTTTCACTAATATTAAGGCACttacctttattttttaaaaaaagaagattccCCTTTCTTCGATAGTAAAGAAATTGGACACTGTGGAACATTTGGACACACAGCTCTGGCACCCAGCTCTCTGCTAgtcctttcatgccaccccagCTGTGTCAGCAGGGTGGAGACAGGGTGAGGGTGTTCCAcggatggagccaactttagtttgCTCCATTATTCCAGTAGTGTACGGGTCAGATAAACGCCACAATTTTTGCAGCATATGATTGCTTGCCCCTATGGAGGAATTTCAAGGCAAGGTTTTCCATTTTTCCTTGTGGGCTTCCCATTCttgaaaaaaacagttttttggggggcagggtggtgCTGGAATGATGTTGTCCCCAACTGCCAAGCCCTCCTGGATTTGGCTGTGAAATGCACAGTTATGAAAACCTTCAgacacatttaagaacataacataagaacataagaactagcctgccggatcagaccagagtccatctagtccagcactctgctactcgcagtggcccaccaggttcctttgggagctcaccatgAATTTCCTTTACCTTCCCCCAAAGAATTTTTGCGTTTATACAAATTTAATTTCAAAAATTCTTGATCAGTGAGTTTGACAGAATAGATAACTTTTTTGCATAGTCTCATTGATGTTGTAAGTGACCGTGAATAATATCATCTCCTGGCTGAGATTATTTCTATATGGAGGATGAAAGACAATCATGATggtcatctttattttaaaaaaatgttcagctgGGGCTGTATAATTTTCAGGATTATATACATAGCCTGTAGTCATTGTTATGCATACTATATCACAATGAAATGTAATGCATCATTAATTATGAGGACTTTGAATTAAATGTCTGGGTTGTTTCTTGTATTAGAGGAATGACTGGCACtaaaaagattaaaacaaaattattttcaactgtctttctttctctcacatactcacatacacacaaaaacacaagTGCAAACACTGGTCAAGAAGCAAAGGAAAGGCACAGTTCACAGTTCACTGATTTAGTTCACAGTTCACAGTTCACTGATGGTGAAAATATGTTTAACGTCCTCTTTcaaataaataagagatttttTCCCTGGTGCTAGTTTAGATTTGCAGGGTTTTCCAAGAAAAATAACCCTCCCAAAGACCTGTTCTCTAGGGATGTGCAGCCAGAAATGTACTAATCCAGATCTGATCCTAAAACACCTATTCATAAAAATTGTAATGACCTCGAATCTAAACTacaaattcctttttttaaaccttttgcgACAGTCAACATATTTTCAGTCTGGGGGTTCTACTATCATCCCACTTGATTGGATCCGCCAGAATATTTCCCCAAATGGAAGGATTTCGATTGGTAGAGCATGGTCTCCTCCCCTTTTCTAGAAACAGTTGGGGGTATTTTGTGTCACA
Encoded here:
- the LOC125444230 gene encoding vomeronasal type-2 receptor 26-like, translating into MVVLLVFGQVVGKGRVIQCAAVDSYPVLHKYIQPGDLIVSAIVSQAIFATSPKHFKCQPAGILSEQYALIPQNYQHILALEFAVKEINENPQILPNLTLGFYIYESYMNPRLTYRAALQHISPRNRFVPNYRCDMQDNVEAILEDIETENAEFIHDLLQMYRIPQLNVKGNDYMTKSLKVFSELYEKMMTSTANVIILGGQSCNIIHFRCLILFMQTVYLMPKRKGKVWIVTAHADLKAYGEGKCGDVQIFHGMISVAIHSNELQRFQEFFKSRKPSSAEGDVFLRDFWSHTFHCAFPNSVLGTVNQVNCTGDETLKDLPASEMSMTGHSYSIYNAVYAVAYALNAMHSSKDIQGERRKLSSQQPWQLHHFLGCISFNNSAGDQISFDGNRELIVGFDIISWLTFPNQSVVRLKVGKIPSQELSGQRLQIDEEFMVWHPRFNQVQPLSLCSKNCNPGYRMTKRKREPFCCYDCLQCPEGTISDHHDMPDCFQCSVDHFPNKNQNYCIPKRVSFLSYQEPLGAGFLLVSLSLSLITVLVLGIFIKHHNTPIVKANNRSLTYTLLNSLLLCFLCALLFIGKPGKIMCLLRQTAFGIIFSIAVASVLAKTITVIVAFMATNPGSWMRKWVGKRLSISIVLSCSFIQVGICTIWLLNSPPFPGVDMLSMVEEVVLECNDASPTMFYCVLGYMGLLASVSFQVAFFARKLPDSFNEAKFITFSMLIFCTVWLSFVPAYLSIKGKYMVAVEIFSILASGAALLVCIFSPKCYIIVVRSKLNSRVQLRRKN